The Nicotiana sylvestris chromosome 6, ASM39365v2, whole genome shotgun sequence genomic sequence TAAAGCTTGCTTAGTTTGGATCACTCGACTGAGCGCCGGTCATGCCTCTCGAGGTTagggtgtgacaaacttggtatcagagcctaaggttttaaagggtCCTAGAATGTCTCGAAGCCGTGTCTAGTTGAGTctttcttatcggtgtgtagtcgaccacatctataagttttAGGGTACTTGGGCacttaggaataacacccttctttgatgttcttgATCGTGCGTTGAAACTGTCCCTCCCTAATTAGTGCAAtgttctatctttcagtaaatgacacctaagaagaaagcaagaattGGCCAAGTAGACAATGCCACCTCATGATTGGCTGATGATTCATTGCTTGATACTGTGGATGAGGGTAGCCGCCCTGCTATCGCTCTGCCTGATTCTTCTACTTCAGAGCAAACTACCCTAGTTCCCACACCCGTGGAGGGTACCACCATCTCTCCCGTTGATACTCCTGTCCCGCCTCCAGCTTCAGCTTCCGGTTCTGGTATTTCGGATGaggatcttaggggagctattcagatgttgACCCAGCTAGTGGACTCCCAGGCCTAGAGGTCGAATGTTGCGCCTAGTTCATCCAGCCGGCAAGGGGATTCTACTAGTTCCAGAGTGAAcagatttcttcagttagaccctccagtgtttataggtgccaatccagaagaagaccctcaggattttattgatgagatgcacaaaaccctcagggttatgcgtgCAACTAAGACAGAAGGAGTAGAGTTGCCTGCCTACCACttgaaaggggtggcctattcatGGTTTGAGTTTTGGGAGGATTCTCGAGAGGAAAGGCGCCCTTCAGCGAGGTGGAGCGAGTTCGCTGATGCATTTATTGACCATTTCCTGCACGCTGAGACAAAGGAAGCCCATGCGGCAGAGTTTGAAATTTTGAGGCAAGGTAAcagaagtgtgtgggagtacTACATGGAGTTTGCTCACTTGTCCAAGTATGCCATTCATATAttgcccacaatggaggccaGGGTGCACCGGTTTGTTCAAGGCCTTAATTCTATGGTTGCATTGAATTCcgacatgaattatgggaagatggtagcATTTGCTCAGGACATAAAGAACCGTAAATTAAAGAACAAAATGGAGATAGAGGGTAGCATCAAGGCCCAGTCTACGGGCAATATAGAagagtcactaggtgggggaagatcagctttcaggggaggatcatcagggccTTCCCAGTCTATTGCACAGTCTTCAGCCAGTGCACCACCGTCAGGGCGCAACCAGCAACAGTTGAGTAGATTCAGGCCCAATCACGGCAGCAGGGGATCCCATCAGCGGGGTCTGTCAGGAGAGAGGTCCCAGCAGCAGAGGACCCCGTGCCCCAGGTGCAGGAAGATGCACTCAGGGATTTGCTATCTGGAGTTACCTAtatgctatggatgtgggatgagggTTCATATTCAGATACATTGTCATGTATCCCGCCAGGGAGCGGGTAGGGGCATAGCTTAGTCATCCAGTCTAGCACCCACTACATCTTCAGCCCCTTCTCCAGCTCGATGTACCCCAGCACCCGCAGGGCGAGGAGTAGCTAGGGGTGGTGTGCAGAGTTCAGGAGGACCCGGCCACTTCTATGCTATGAGTGCCCGCCAGATTGCAAAGGCTTCTctggatgttgttacaggtattatgaCGGTTCAATCTCATGATGTGCatgcacttattgaccctggttccaccttgtcctatgttaccccttttgttgctaaGGAATTCGGGATAGAAccagaacaacttcaggaaccgTTCTCAATATCTACTCCGGTCGGTGAGTCAATTTTGGCTGCTCGAGTTTATAGAAGTTGTACTGTCATGGTGCGTGGTAGGGATACCATGTCCGATCTTATTGAATTGGGGATGGTTGATTTTGACGTAGTAATGGGggtggattggctttattcatgttttgTCAAGCTAGATTGTCGGACTAGAACCATGAGGCTTGAATTTCCCAATGAGCCCGTTGTTGAATGGAAAGGGGATAATGTAGTACCTAGAGGTCGGTTTATATCCTACCTTAAGGCCGCGgagatgatcaagaaggggtgtatctatcatttagttcgGGTTACGGACACCAATGCCGAGGCGCTTAGCCTTGAGTCTGTACCAGTTGTGAATGCATTTCTagatgtctttccagatgagctccctGTGATTCCATCGGACaaggagattgattttgggatcgatgtgatgccaggcacgcagcctatatcaattccaccttacagaatggcgCCGACAGAACTGAAAGAGCTAAAGAAAAaattgaaggatttgctagaaaaGGGTTTTATCCGGCCGAGTGTATCACCATGGGGCGCACCGGTCTTGTTtataaggaagaaagatgggtcgttgtgaatgtgtattgactaccgacagctcaacaaagtcacaatcaaaaataaatacccactaccaagaatagatgacttgtttgatcaactGCAAGGTGCTACatgtttctcaaagattgacttgcagtccgggtatcatcaattgaagataagggagcaagatattccaaagacggctttcagaactcggtatgggcacttcgAATTtgtggtgatgtcctttgggctaacaaatgccccggcaactttcatggatcttatgaatcgagtcttcaagccatttctagactcctttgtgatagtgttcattgacgatattcttgtgtattgCCGGAGTAGGGAGGACCATCCTGGCCATCTCAGGGCAATTTTGCAGATtcttcagcaacatcaattgtatgcgaaattttcaaaatgtgaattttggcttgaatctatTGCGTTTTTAGGTCATGTTGTTTCCGGGGACagaattatggttgatcctcaaaacattgtagcagtgaagaattggcctagacctaccactccaactgAAATTCGTAGTTTCTTGGGTTTAGTTGGGTACTACAGGacgtttgtggaggggttttctactcttgtctttccattgactaaattgatgcAGAAAGTAGTTAAATTACAATGGTCTGATGCTTTTGAAAAGAGTTTCAAAGAATTGAAGTCGAGGTTAACCATATCACCGGTGTTAACCCTGCCAGAAGGTATagagggatttgtggtgtattgcgatTCTTCCTAGATTGGGCTCGGGTGCGTGTTAATGCAACACAACAAGGTAATAGCctacgcttctaggcaactcTAGAAAGATGAAAAGAAATATCCAACTCATGACTTAGAGCTAGCAGTAGTGGTGTTTGCGCTAAATATTTGGCGACATTATATGTATGGGGTCCATATGGATGAGTTTACGGATCATTAgatccttcaatatattttcaagcagaaggagtttaatctgaggcaaagaagatggctagagttactcaaggactatgacattgatattctctatcacccgggaaaggctaatgttgtggcagacgctcttaATCAAAAATATATGGGAAGTTTGGTTCATTATGAGACATATCAGAGGCCATTAGCCAGGGAGGTTTACCAGTTGGCttgtttgggagttcgccttgatgactctaatgaaggaggggtAATTGCACAGAATAGGTCTGAATCATCGCTGGTGGAGGTGGTGAAATAAAAGCAATATAATGATCCATTTATAGCACAACTGAGAGAGGGGATTCACAAACACAAGACCACAGCTTTTTCCTTTGGTATGAATGATGGTACCCTATGGTACTaagaccgcctatgtgttcctgataTCGATGATCTTCGGGAAAGGTTCATGgtagaagctcacacttccaggtattccgtgcacctAGGTtccacaaaaatgtatcatgatctcaaggaaatttattggtggaataacacAAAGAaagatgtggcggactttgtggcaaaatgtccgaattgtcaacaagtaaaggcTGAACATCGAAGGCCTGGTGGATTGGCTGAAAGCATTGAAATTCCAatatggaaatgggagatgatcaacatgtactttgtggtagggttaccacgcactccgcgcaagttcgactcaatttgggtgattgttgatcgaCTCACAAAGTCAATGCCCTTCCTGCCAGTCAAATCTACCGACACGACGAAAcggtatgctcagttgtatatcaaagaaatagtcaggttacatggcactccagtctcaatcatttaagatcgaggggctcagttcacagccaacttttggaagaagtttcagcaaggttttggtacgcaggtaaatcttaACACAACTTTTCAGCCACAAACCGATGGTcgagcagagcggactattcagacgcttgaagacatgttgcacgcttgtactcttgattccaagggtagttgggatgaccatttgccactcataaaatttgcttacaacaacagcttccacgCTAGTATCCAGATAGGACCATTCGAAGCCTTGTAtagtaggagatgtaggtctcctattgggtggttcGAAGTTGGAGAAGCGGAATTGATAGGGCTAGACCTCGTACATCAGGCCacggagaaagtcaagattattaaggagatttagagttcaaagaagatgattgggtatttttgaaggtttcccctatGAACGGCATCATGCGGTTCAGAAAGGagggaaaattgagtccgaggtatgtcggactgtacaaaatcattcagaggattggtcaggttgcatacaagctcgagctgccacccgagatgtcaatGTACACCCGGTCTTTCATATGTCCATGTTGAtaaaggtagtgggagatccgtcctctattgtgccagttgagactattgaggttaatcAAGAGCTTTCGTATGAAGATGTTCAAGTTGCCATTCTTCATAGGCAAGTtcgaaaattgagaaataaggaaattgcattCGTGAAAGTATTATGGCGGAACCAGTAAATTGAgaaagccacttgggaagcctaGGATGAGATGAAAGGAAGCACCCATACTTGTTTTTATAGCCATATAATAGTTTTCATCCATTTGGTCCCTATGAACTCTGTAtccttgatttgatctatgtaaaactgCTATGTTTCGTCTTGGTTATATGATTGCCTATATGGCCATGGTTAATACTGCACAGGTTATATTGTGTGTATGGAATGTGTACCTACTGTTAGGATGTGTTGttggggctctctgacaggtggataaggCCCAAATACAAAGGAAACTATGGcgaaattttcggaaatttagggagttagctaAATTTGGGGTCTATGAATATGTTTCAGGTTGCAAAGAGCAGAAGATTATACAATGACTGCTAataagtgaaccttgatcctcattcgaggatgaatgatcttaagtgggggaggatgtgagGCCCCATGAAAATTTCCACTCTAAACCCGAAATCTCGTAGTGGCAATTAGGATTATGTGTTAGAGATGcgtaaaagtcaagaaataatattTTCCAGTAAAGTGCGATTCTGTGGTCGAGTATGcagtcgcatatcaggtatgcagACCGTATAGTCTCCGCAAAGTGAGTCCGTCTGTTGGTCAATTTGAGTTTAACTATGCGGTTGATTATGctatcgcataaccgatatgcggaccgcatagtcgtcgcatgatTCCCTTGGTATTtgtaaggggcagttctgcggtgcattatgtgaccgcagaataggtatgcggaccgcatttctgccgcatacccagacaATGTGTTCAGGTGTTGGGGAGTGtttttttgcggtccattatgagAACCGCATGTCGACTTTGCGATCGCAAAAGGCGATCGCAGatctgactcggggctccaattttctacaTTTTTAACCCGACCCCCTATCATTATATTCGGTGTAATAGCGCATTTTTAGCCTATTTCCTGATATTTTCTAGAGTGAGAAAGAGGGGTCTAAGAGAGGGAAAGTGCTTCTCATCAAAATTACTCCATGAATTCTTGGTAAATCATTGAAGATAATCATGTGAGGGACCTAAAccctcatcccaagaggtaaggcttcatcacctcagctctcatttttacacatagctacaaagggtcattagtgaggtaattcatgggggtttgcattgcatgcatgtgttcttgAAGAGTATGAGGAATTATAAAAAAAGAGGCATGGGTAATGggctagtgtaatcttgcataaaagaACCATAAGGCCTTAATGAACACTAATTGCTCAGTAAAATGCTCAAGAGAGCTTAGATTATGATGTTTTCTTGATTATGAGTTAAATTGTGCTATATTGCTTAAATAGATTGATGTGCGAACATTTCGGAACAttataggattaaggaaagctcggttgaggtatgtatggctaaaaccccgtcttttagaaattgagcttcatcggtgATTGTATGAAcatggtaagattaaagttgaattgttgcattgcttgttattttacatgaattggtgttgtaacCTTATGTGTGAAAAATGTGTCTCAACATGATCAACATGCTATCTTGACAACTTGAAAGGGGAAAAGGTATGAATTATTTATTGAAATGTCTAGACCCTAAATCGAGATTCCATGCTTACAATTTAAAGTTGCTCTTGTGTGCTCCTTCTGTCCTAAATAGCAAAGCTAATATTGGAATTGGGAATAATGTATCATGCGGCCTAGTGCCAAGAATGATGTGATAAGTGGTGGCCCCAAGTGCCAATGAAATGATTACTGAGAAGGTAACAACGCCTTGgcaaggcggcctagccgatcgggccgagatcggactccactcaagatagcggtggtattgtgaataaaTTCCggaaaaaaggaaaatgagattgttATTGGAGTGTTTGTCTcgaatgaggcaacctagccgatcgggtcgagatcggactccgctcaagatagcggtggtattggaaacaaatgatgaacaatatggaatgccccaaactaaaagctatggaAAAATAATGTGAAAGTTGTACAATTCTTTTGATTGATATTTCGGTAATCATTCGAAGTTTGAGTTATATTTGTGTACTTGTGAATTCCTATTCTTGTAtggttctttctaactagatggagtttagttatacatactagtacaattctatggtactaacgtcccttttgccgggggcgcttcatttttaaatgaatgtaggtggctccattgcggatagtgccgatcatGTGTAGCGGAGCATCCTTCTTCTCAAGAACTTGGTGAGCCCTTTCCTCCTTCAAGGGGCTATATTGCACATCTTTTTATTGTGGAccttcacttttgaggtatagccggggccttgttgccggcgttgtcacatttatcttttgtatccttagaggatCCGTAGACATATTTGTGGGTCATATGCGGGTGTTTGATGGGTGTACTAACTGTGTTGTAATTCTAACTCCAGTGTCTCTAAAGTATAAATGTATGGAATCTCGGAACTCATTTACTGTCTAATGTggtgatttaaaatgaactagTAATGTGGGATGTACTATCTTCCCTTGTTTAAATAAACGGAAGCATAGTTTCATTATTCATATTGAGTTGGGAAGGTAGTGTTTGATAAGACTTGCTCAGTTGGGATCACTTGACTGAGCACcgatcgcgcctcccgaggttggggtgtgacagGGGCCTTGTTGCTGGCGTTGTTATAATGACTTTTGTATCcatagaggctccgtagacgtttgtgtgggttatgtatgggtgttGGACGGGTCTATGAACTAGGTTGAAATATTAAACTCGTGTTTCTCTACACTGTAACTATATGGgatcttggaaacttaactacgaTTTAAGGCTGTGATGTGAAATGAATCAACAATATTGAGCTGGGTAGAACTTGTTAAAAAGgtttgctcagttgggttcactcggttgagcaccgttcgcgcctcccgaggttggggcgtgacactcGGAGTCAAGCTTTGCAATCATTTCTGTCTGAACCAAAGCATTGTCACGAGCTATGCAAAGTTGAACTTCAAAAGTAGGAACTTTGGCTAGGGCATCCTTGCCCCCTAAAGCCTGGTCCTCAACCCGAGCTTTCCATTCATCATGCACATGCCTGACCCGGCCAACATCATCTCGAAGGCGCTCCAGGGCTttcgtctttttctgcaactgaaataaactaTGTATTAGCCTCGAGAACTAGGAGGCGAAATGCACACCCACCCGGGAAAGAAAACTACATGCTCCTTCAGGTTGTTCTCGTAATTCAGGCTCCAGCCCACCTCATATTGCAAGTGTACCAGCTCGACTTCCTTTTCATCGCAAAGGAGCCtcagggatctctcctcatctaGAGCTTTTCGTAGCATGGCTTCACAACGAAGCAGCCcagacttaagcttgtcaaatgcctacaaaagaaaacttaataaggaagggaaggcgcaAAGCTCGCAAAACTTGTGCCGAAACTCACCGCACAGTGAAGCTGCTGTCTTTCCTCGAAGGCCGAA encodes the following:
- the LOC138871321 gene encoding uncharacterized protein, which codes for MSARQIAKASLDVVTGIMTVQSHDVHALIDPGSTLSYVTPFVAKEFGIEPEQLQEPFSISTPVGESILAARVYRSCTVMVRGRDTMSDLIELGMVDFDVVMGVDWLYSCFVKLDCRTRTMRLEFPNEPVVEWKGDNVVPRGRFISYLKAAEMIKKGCIYHLVRVTDTNAEALSLESVPVVNAFLDVFPDELPVIPSDKEIDFGIDVMPGTQPISIPPYRMAPTELKELKKKLKDLLEKGFIRPSVSPWGAPVLFIRKKDGSL
- the LOC138871322 gene encoding uncharacterized protein; the protein is MYHDLKEIYWWNNTKKDVADFVAKCPNCQQVKAEHRRPGGLAESIEIPIWKWEMINMYFVPQTDGRAERTIQTLEDMLHACTLDSKGSWDDHLPLIKFAYNNSFHASIQIGPFEALYSRRCFPYERHHAVQKGGKIESEVVGDPSSIVPVETIEVNQELSYEDVQVAILHRLQRAEDYTMTANK